The following coding sequences are from one Nonlabens arenilitoris window:
- a CDS encoding FIST signal transduction protein, producing MIINQHLKVKNQPWKSIGDQKTLNKPLVLAFGNRFLLESPTIFKEVQSMYPDAHIVLGSSSGDIMEDTVNDESISLTAIEFEKSRFSIKTANVLNEQKDSFKTGKHLIEQFDADGLKHVFIVSEGSFINGTQLTLGMNSVYGDKLLITGGLCADDARFEKTICGYNSNPKSGEIVAIGFYGESFEATFSIHGGWIPFGPERIVTKSKGNILYELDDMPALDLYKKYLGEKSKELPGAALLYPLNVKIENQNQSIVRSILNIEEEENAMVLAGDIPENSKVQLMMTNVDQIANAAERAARQADDVRKNTSQLALLVSCIGRKLVLDQRVEEEIEEVRNVLGEEVVISGFYSYGEIAPFHEEMKCQLHNQTMTITLLSE from the coding sequence ATGATTATTAATCAGCATTTAAAAGTAAAAAATCAACCTTGGAAAAGTATAGGTGATCAAAAGACATTGAACAAGCCATTGGTTTTAGCTTTTGGAAATAGATTTCTACTAGAATCACCTACTATTTTTAAAGAAGTACAATCAATGTATCCTGACGCTCATATTGTGCTAGGTTCTTCAAGTGGTGATATTATGGAAGATACTGTTAATGATGAATCAATTTCTTTAACAGCTATAGAGTTTGAGAAGAGCCGTTTTTCAATTAAAACCGCAAATGTTTTAAATGAGCAAAAAGATAGTTTTAAGACTGGTAAACATCTAATCGAGCAATTTGATGCTGATGGCTTAAAACATGTTTTCATTGTATCCGAAGGAAGCTTTATTAATGGGACTCAACTTACACTAGGAATGAATTCTGTATATGGAGATAAATTATTAATTACAGGTGGCTTATGTGCTGATGATGCTAGATTTGAAAAAACGATATGTGGATATAATTCCAATCCTAAATCTGGAGAAATAGTTGCTATAGGATTTTATGGTGAAAGTTTTGAAGCTACATTCTCAATACATGGAGGATGGATTCCTTTTGGGCCAGAAAGAATTGTTACTAAATCTAAAGGCAATATATTATACGAGTTAGATGATATGCCGGCACTAGATTTATATAAAAAATATTTAGGTGAAAAATCTAAAGAATTACCTGGAGCAGCTTTATTATATCCACTTAATGTGAAAATTGAAAATCAAAATCAATCTATTGTAAGATCTATATTGAATATTGAAGAAGAGGAAAATGCTATGGTTTTAGCAGGTGATATTCCAGAAAATTCTAAAGTTCAGTTAATGATGACAAATGTTGATCAGATTGCAAATGCTGCCGAAAGAGCCGCTAGACAGGCAGATGATGTTAGAAAAAACACTTCACAACTAGCTCTTTTAGTAAGTTGTATAGGTAGAAAGTTAGTCCTAGACCAAAGAGTTGAAGAAGAAATTGAAGAAGTACGTAATGTATTAGGTGAAGAGGTTGTGATATCTGGATTTTACTCTTATGGAGAGATTGCTCCTTTCCATGAAGAGATGAAGTGCCAGTTACATAATCAGACGATGACAATTACCCTATTAAGCGAATAA
- a CDS encoding Hpt domain-containing protein yields MELPNRSYIDSLCRGDKVFEKRLLSVIKAEFPVEKDIYYKALAVKNIEEIAEAVHKLKHKISILGLEKGYALAAQYENDIRDDKFDLAQSFEEILDSMTEYLKTL; encoded by the coding sequence ATGGAATTACCGAATAGATCTTATATTGACAGTTTGTGTCGTGGAGATAAAGTCTTTGAAAAGAGATTGTTAAGTGTTATTAAAGCGGAATTTCCAGTAGAGAAAGATATTTATTATAAAGCACTTGCTGTTAAGAATATTGAAGAAATTGCCGAAGCAGTTCACAAATTAAAGCACAAAATAAGTATCTTGGGACTTGAGAAAGGATACGCACTGGCGGCACAATATGAAAATGATATTCGTGATGATAAGTTTGATCTTGCTCAATCTTTTGAAGAGATCTTAGATAGTATGACAGAGTATCTTAAAACTTTATAG
- a CDS encoding sensor histidine kinase, with product MNSLLKRQIRKYLSDDLAQHPDLVRLFDAINSSYNTHDDQFAMLQRAMSISSQELFEANKELKERAESQTLVIDKLNNVIHTLKNYDLKEEGHSSDDTSDSFGLVDLIDRQTKEILAFNQQREELLSELSHQNQELSDYAHMVSHDLKSPLRSIDALASWISEDYSSALDKKGVENLDLIRSNVQKMDTLINGILEYSTIGKTKLLLYDVDLQILVNTILSIVFVPDHVNIVILNPLPVVQGDKYRLQQLFQNLIDNAIKYNDKENGTIEINVEDLSSHWQFSIKDNGSGIDKAYFEKIFNVFQKLENNVNSSGIGLSIVKKVVELYQGEIWVESELNLGTTFYFTLPKK from the coding sequence ATGAACTCATTACTTAAACGTCAAATTAGGAAGTATTTAAGTGATGACCTCGCACAACATCCAGATCTTGTGCGATTATTTGACGCAATTAATAGTTCATATAATACACATGATGATCAATTTGCCATGCTACAAAGAGCAATGTCTATAAGTTCGCAAGAACTCTTTGAGGCAAATAAAGAATTGAAAGAAAGAGCAGAATCTCAGACCTTAGTAATAGACAAGCTTAATAATGTTATTCATACTTTAAAAAATTATGATTTAAAAGAAGAAGGTCATTCAAGCGATGATACCTCTGATAGCTTTGGCTTAGTAGATTTAATAGATAGACAAACTAAAGAAATACTAGCTTTTAATCAACAAAGAGAAGAATTGTTAAGTGAACTATCACATCAAAATCAAGAGCTAAGCGATTATGCACACATGGTTTCTCATGATTTAAAATCTCCTTTGCGCAGTATTGATGCCTTAGCATCTTGGATTAGTGAAGATTATTCAAGCGCACTTGACAAGAAAGGAGTAGAGAATCTTGATTTGATTAGAAGTAATGTTCAGAAAATGGATACCTTAATTAATGGTATATTGGAATATTCAACAATTGGAAAAACTAAACTGTTGTTATACGATGTTGATTTACAAATCTTAGTCAATACTATTCTTAGTATAGTTTTTGTTCCAGATCATGTTAATATTGTTATCTTAAATCCATTGCCAGTTGTACAAGGTGATAAATATAGATTACAACAATTGTTTCAAAACTTAATAGATAATGCCATTAAGTATAATGACAAAGAAAATGGCACGATAGAAATAAATGTTGAAGATTTATCCAGTCATTGGCAGTTTTCTATTAAAGATAATGGTTCAGGAATTGATAAGGCGTATTTTGAAAAGATTTTTAATGTTTTTCAAAAACTAGAAAATAATGTCAACTCATCTGGTATAGGACTATCAATAGTTAAAAAGGTAGTTGAATTATATCAGGGAGAAATTTGGGTTGAATCTGAATTAAATCTAGGAACAACATTTTATTTTACTTTACCTAAGAAATAA